The Erigeron canadensis isolate Cc75 chromosome 4, C_canadensis_v1, whole genome shotgun sequence genome window below encodes:
- the LOC122595902 gene encoding 4-hydroxy-tetrahydrodipicolinate synthase, chloroplastic-like codes for MSTMGMMMYQPMPAFKSSNSLSNNTSSTFRFLHYNSNNATRTRSTRWVSPNAAVIPNFHLPMRSFEVKNRPSTDEITSLRLITAIKTPYLPDGRFDLEAYDALVNMQIENGADAVIVGGTTGEGQLMSWDEHIMLIGHTINCFGSSIKVIGNTGSNSTREAIHATEQGFAVGMHAALHINPYYGKTSIQGMLSHFKCVLPMGPSIIYNVPSRTGQDIPPAAIQVLAENANLAGVKECMGHDRVDEHTKNDITVWSGNDDECHDSRWDHGATGVISVTSNLIPGLMRDLMYEGKNASLNAKLLPLIQWLFCEPNPIGLNTALAQLGVIRPIFRLPYVPLPMSKREEFVSMVKQIGREHFVGDKDVQVLADDDFILVGRY; via the exons atgtctaCAATGGGAATGATGATGTATCAACCAATGCCTGCTTTCAAAAGCTCTAATTCACTCTCGAATAACACTTCTTCTACTTTCCGATTTCTGCATTACAATTCCAACAATGCTACTCGTACCag GAGCACAAGATGGGTGTCCCCAAATGCAGCTGTCATTCCCAATTTCCATCTACCGATGCGCAGTTTTGAAGTTAAGAACAG GCCTTCTACGGATGAAATCACGTCTCTTAGGCTGATAACTGCAATCAAAACCCCATACTTACCGGATGGGAGGTTCGATCTTGAGGCTTATGATGCCTTGGTGAATATGCAGATTGAAAACGGAGCTGATGCTGTTATTGTTGGTGGTACTACTGGTGAAGGCCAGTTGATGAGCTGGGATGAGCACATCATGCTCATTGGCCACACCATCAATTGTTTTGGCAGTTCAATTAAG GTCATAGGGAACACTGGAAGCAACTCAACCCGAGAAGCTATTCATGCAACTGAACAAGGTTTTGCAGTCGGAATGCATGCTGCTCTTCACATCAACCCATACTATGGGAAAACCTCAATTCAAGGCATGCTTTCTCACTTTAAATGTGTTCTTCCTATGGGCCCATCAATCATTTACAACGTGCCATCCCGAACGGGCCAAGACATTCCACCAGCTGCCATCCAAGTTCTTGCTGAGAACGCCAACTTAGCAGGAGTGAAGGAGTGTATGGGACATGACAGAGTAGACGAGCATACAAAAAATGATATTACCGTATGGAGCGGAAATGACGATGAGTGCCACGATTCCAGGTGGGACCATGGGGCTACAGGAGTAATTTCAGTTACTAGCAATTTGATCCCGGGCCTGATGCGAGATCTCATGTATGAAGGTAAGAATGCATCCCTTAATGCAAAGCTTTTGCCTTTGATTCAATGGCTCTTTTGTGAACCCAACCCAATTGGGTTAAACACTGCTCTAGCTCAACTTGGAGTTATAAGACCAATATTCCGGTTACCATATGTACCCCTTCCTATGAGTAAAAGGGAGGAGTTTGTTAGTATGGTTAAGCAGATTGGGCGGGAACACTTTGTTGGTGACAAAGACGTTCAGGTTCTTGCTGATGATGATTTCATTTTAGTGGGTCGATATTAG